The region ACGGCAACGCGATTGACCTGTACGCCCTGGACAACAACGATTCCTACCCGAAGTCCCTGAGCGATCTCGTGGGCGGCAAGCGCAACTACGTCCGCGAAATCCGCAAGGACCCGTGGGGCAACGACTACGTCTACAAGCCGCCGACGGACATTCTGAAGGCGGACTACTCCATTTCTTCCGCCGGCCCGGACGGCGCGCCCGGCAACGATGACGATGTGACGTCCACCTCGCCCCTGCCGTGAGACACCCCGCCCCGGGGGGAACCCGCATGCGCATCCACCACGAACACCGCCGCGCCCCGGACGGGGGGTTCACGCTGCTTGAGCTGATCGTGGTGGTCACGCTCCTCTCCCTGATCTCTGTCGCCGTGGTGCCGGTGTATGTCGCCGCCATGAACGCCACGGCCGTCCGCAACGCCCAGAGCGACCTGCTCGCCACCCTGCGCTTCATCCAGGAGGTGGCCGTGAAGGAGTCCCGGGAGTACCGCCTGTACCTCTCCGAAAAGGACGGCAAGTACTGGGTCATGCGCCTCGCCGGCCTGGAGAACAACGAAAAGCAGTTTGAGCAGGTGGAGGAGGAGTACGGAAAGGAAAAGACCCTCCCGGAGGGCCTGGTCATCACCCGGATCAAGGCGCGCAAGGACGGCAACGCGCACTTCATCGCCTGTCTGCCCAACGGGGCCTCCGACCAGGCCACCATCACCCTGCGGGACGAGAAGCGGCGCGGCCGCGCCACCATCACCATTGAGGTCAGGGGCGTCCTCGGGAAAGTGGGGATCAAGCAATGACCCCGCGCGCGCGCCGAGGCTACATCTTCGTCGAGACGCTGGTCGCCATGGCCATTCTCAGCATCAGCATCCTGGTCATCCAGGACGCGGTGCGCCAGGCGATCCTCACGCGGGCCCAGGCCCGGGACTACACGACCGCCCGCTTTCTCCTGGAGCGGATCCAGGCCCGGCGCATGCTCGTATACGAACAGCCCGAGGGGCAGGGGTCGGGGGTCTTTGAGGCCCCCTTCGAGCGCTTTTCCTACGAATGGAAGGTTCAGCGCATCGAGGTGCCCAAACCCGAACTGCCCCCGGACATGACCCCCGAGGAGATCAAGCGCTTCGAAGACACCTTCAAGGGCTTTCTCGGACAGCTCACGGTCCGCGTGCAATGGAACCGCGCGGGCACGGAGTTTGACGCCACGGCGGAGACCCTCCTCCGCCCCGAACTGGTCTGGGTGCCCCCGCCTCCGGACGAGGTCCCGCTCCAATGAACGCGCGACGGACACAAAAGCGGGGGAGGGCGGGGTTCACCCTGGCCGAGGTGCTGGTGGCCACCATGCTCCTCGCCATCGTGATGACCGCGGTCTACACCCTGTTCAGCTCCGTGATCACCTCGTGGCGCGTGGCGGAGTCCGGGTTCGACGTCCACCAGGAGGCGCGCAACTTCCTCAGCCTCTTCACGCGGGAATGCGGCAACATCACCGCCCGCGCCGCCCACCTGTTCGAGGGGAAGGACGACACCGTCACCTTCTTTGTCGTGTCGGAGCCCATGAATCTGGAGGAGGGGGAGGGGCGCAGGCTCATGCGGGTGGAGTACACCTACAACCGCACGAAGGGGGTGGTGGAGCGGGAAGAGGCCTTCATTGAGGCCCCCCTGCCCAACGTGCCCCCCGAGGACCGCCCCGTGGATCGGGGCCGCGTCAAGACGGGCAAGAAGTTCGAGGCGGACGTGGCGGAGAATGTGACCCGCTTCGGCCTCCGGTACATCTGGATTCCCGCCCCGCCCGAGCGCGATCCCAAACTGCCGCCCGAGCCGCAGGAGCCCATCATCGTGGAGCGGCAGGAGGAGAAATGGGGGCTTCCCCAGGCCATTGAGGTGACCATAGAGACGGCGGACCCGCAAATGAAGGACAGCGAGCCCTACACCCTCCGCGCGCGGATCCCGATCCGCACGGCCAACCAGCGGCGCAGCCGCGAGGACCTGACGAAAATGCTGGGAACGGCGGAATGAACACCGGACACGCGAAGAGGGACGCGGGCTTTGTCCTCGTCTGCGTGCTCTGGGTGATCGCCCTGCTCACGGTGCTCACCCTGGGTTTCGGCCGGCGGGCCACCCTGGACCGCCGGGCCGCCGCCTACACGCTGGACCACACGGTGGCCATGTCCGGCGCCCGCGGCGCGGTGGAGCGGGGCATTCTCGAAGTGGCCAACCGGGGCATCAAAATGCGCCTCCTGCGGCCGGACCAGCGCGGCGGCACCCACCTCGGGGAAGAATGGGCGAATGTCAAGAACCTCTACGAGGAGGGGATCTTCGAGGAAACGGAGGGCTTGGAGGACGACCAGGTCTCCTACATCATCACGGACGAGGACCGGCTCGTAAACGTCAATGCCGCGCCCCGGGAACTCCTGGAGGAGATGGATGCCCTGAGCCGGACCCTTGTGCGCCGTATCATGGCCCGGCGGGAGCGCGAGGAGCGGACAGGGGAGGGGGTCTCCCTCTTTCAGGCGGTGGAGGAGCTGCGCTATCTGCGGGGGCTGGACGACGAGGACTGGTTCGGCGAAAAGGGGGACCCGGGGCTGAAAGACCTGATGACGGTCTGGGGGGACGCGCGGATTAATGTGAACACGGCGCCCCGCGCCGTGCTGGAGGCCCTGCCCCGGGCCCGCAAAGGCGACCTCGACGCGATCATGCAGTACCGCGCGGGGCCGGACGGCCAATCGAACACCCCGGACGACCAGGGATTCCGCGACATGGATGACCTGTCCCAAAAGACAGGGGTCCAGGGCGTTACAAGAGAGGCGTTGGACAAGTATTGCAAGTGCGACTCCATGTACTTTAAGATTACGGGGTTCGCCACCCGCCGCAAGGGGCGGATTCGCGCCGTGTGTTCGGCGGTCGTGGCCATATCCGACGGCATGCCCCTCATTCTCGACTGGCAGGAGAAAACGCTTGGCTCGTAAGCCGGAAACACTCTGCATTCTCCAGGCGGGCGCCGCCGGCGCCGCCTGGTGGCGCTTCGAGCTTACCCCGTCCGGAGCCACTCCGCTGTCCTCTGGAACCCTCCGGGGGGAGTTCCAAGAGGATGAGGCGCTCGCGGCCGCCCTGAAGTCCCTCGCGGACGAGCAGGGACTCCGTGGTGACCGGCTGCTTTCCGTCCTTCCCCGGCACGACCTGACCACCCGCATCCTCACCCTGCCCACCCACGACAGCGCCGAAATCGCCAGCATGCTCCGCTTCAGCGCGGAGGAGTTTGTGCCGTTCAGCGCGGGGGAGCTGATCATTGACCACGCGGTCCTCCGCGGCATGCCCTCGGGAGAGTCGGTGGTCTTCGCCGTCCTCGCGCACCAGGACATCGTGAACCGCCATCTGGCCCTCCTGGCTGCGGCCGGTCTGGAACCGGAGCAGATACTCCTGAGCACGGCCTGTCTCGTCAGCGCCGCCGCGGCGCGGGGCGTGTCCGGAACAAATCGCTACGCCGTCGTCTACCTTGTCCCCGGCGGCCTCGAAATCGCCGTGCTGGACCGGGAGCGGCTGGTGTACAGCCGGGGCACCCAGTCCGCCCAGGACTGGGAAGCCCTCGCCCGGAATCCCGAGGCGGTGGAGGGTGGGGGACTTCTCGCCGAGAGCGGCGCGGAGGAGCTTGCCGCTGAAATCCGCGGCACCCTCTCCGCCTACCGCCGGGAGTCCGAGGACGGCGAGGGCGTGGAGGTGGTGTTCTTTGCCGCCAACGGCGGAGACCTTTCCCCGCTGTGCGCCGCCGTCGGCGGGGCGCTGGGCCGCGAATGCCTTCCCTTTCCCCCCGTTGCGGGGGACAGGGGGGATGCCGTCCTGCTGGCGGAGGGGGCCTGCCTCACGGCGCGCGGCCTCGCCCCGGTCGTCATCAGCCTGCTGCCGGAGCGTCTGGTGGAAAAGCGCAAGGCCCTCGGGGCGCGGCGCTTGGCGCTCCATGTGGCGGTGTTCGCCGGCCTCGTCCTTCTCGGCCTGGGCCTGCTCCAATGGCAGGCCTTCTCCCAGCGCGGAAAGGTGCTGGGGGAGTTCCGGTCCAAGCTCATGCAGATGGCCCCCAACGCCGAGGGCATCCGGGAAAAACGGGAACAGCTGGGCATCCTCCGCCGCCAGGTGGACCACAAGGGCTCCATCATCGAGCAGCTGGCCACGGTGGTGGACGCCGTGCCGGCGGACCGGGCAAACATTACCCGGATCAACCTGGACCGGCAGGCCGGCATCAGCCTGTGGGGCCGCGCGAAGTCGGTGAATGATGTGGCCGAATTCGCCCAGAGCCTCCGGAACAAGGCGGCGGCGGAGGCCCTGGCCTTCTTCTCCCACGCCCACAGCCTCTACGAGCAGCAGGTGGACGAGCGGGGGCAGCAGGTCTTCTCCTACCAGATTGAGGTGCCCCTGACCGACGACAAGGAGGAGGAGGATGGCGGTCTTTGAGAAAATAAGCGCCCTGTGGGCGGGACTTTCCCCGCGCGAGCGGCGGCTGGCCGTGGCCACCGCCGCCGCGTTGTTCCTCTTTGTCGCCTGGACCGCTGTCCAGTCCTCCCTCCAGCGCCTGACCGCCCTGGAGACGGAGATCAGCCAGGTGCAGGAGGAGATTGTCAACTCGGCCAACCAGATCGCCCACAAGGAGACGGTGGACGCCCTGTATGGAAAGGTGGCCTCCCAGCACTCCAGCGCGTGGACGGAGGCCGAAATCCGCGACCGCCTGCGCCAGGAGGTTTACCGCCTCTCCCGTCAGGACCCCCAGGGACTGGACGAGAACGGCATTCCGCTGAACGTTCCCAATGTGTCCGGCAACCTCGTGGAAATCCCCTCGCTGGGCGAGGGCGTGATGGCGGAGGGAGGGGAGGGCTACCGGCAGTACATGCTCAACCTTCGCATCCCCTCCGTGGACATCAACGCCCTGGTGGCCTTTCTGGAGCGCCTCCAGCTCAGCCCCCAGTCCCTGCGCATTGACAAGCTGGAGATCAACCGCAACCCGGACTCTTCCCTCGTGACGGCCAGCATTGACATCACCCGCACCATTGTGGACCTGGCCCGCACGGCGGCGGATGCGGACGCGACGGCGCAGGACGGGGCGCCCGCGGAGGGCAGGATTCTTCTGGCGGCCTCGGAATGGACGGGCGACGGATGCGCGGTGAACGCCCTGGACGCCGAAACCGGGACCGCCGTCGAAGTTGTCGCCGAGAGGGAGGGGGCCTTTGCCGAGATGATCCGGCGCGTGCCCGCAGGCGCCGTGTATGAGATGAGCATAGACCTCAGCGCGCGCGGCGGCGGCGCCCGCCTGGCTGTGGGTCTCCCCGGTG is a window of Candidatus Hydrogenedentota bacterium DNA encoding:
- a CDS encoding type II secretion system protein is translated as MRIHHEHRRAPDGGFTLLELIVVVTLLSLISVAVVPVYVAAMNATAVRNAQSDLLATLRFIQEVAVKESREYRLYLSEKDGKYWVMRLAGLENNEKQFEQVEEEYGKEKTLPEGLVITRIKARKDGNAHFIACLPNGASDQATITLRDEKRRGRATITIEVRGVLGKVGIKQ
- a CDS encoding pilus assembly protein PilM, which encodes MARKPETLCILQAGAAGAAWWRFELTPSGATPLSSGTLRGEFQEDEALAAALKSLADEQGLRGDRLLSVLPRHDLTTRILTLPTHDSAEIASMLRFSAEEFVPFSAGELIIDHAVLRGMPSGESVVFAVLAHQDIVNRHLALLAAAGLEPEQILLSTACLVSAAAARGVSGTNRYAVVYLVPGGLEIAVLDRERLVYSRGTQSAQDWEALARNPEAVEGGGLLAESGAEELAAEIRGTLSAYRRESEDGEGVEVVFFAANGGDLSPLCAAVGGALGRECLPFPPVAGDRGDAVLLAEGACLTARGLAPVVISLLPERLVEKRKALGARRLALHVAVFAGLVLLGLGLLQWQAFSQRGKVLGEFRSKLMQMAPNAEGIREKREQLGILRRQVDHKGSIIEQLATVVDAVPADRANITRINLDRQAGISLWGRAKSVNDVAEFAQSLRNKAAAEALAFFSHAHSLYEQQVDERGQQVFSYQIEVPLTDDKEEEDGGL
- a CDS encoding general secretion pathway protein GspK, which produces MNTGHAKRDAGFVLVCVLWVIALLTVLTLGFGRRATLDRRAAAYTLDHTVAMSGARGAVERGILEVANRGIKMRLLRPDQRGGTHLGEEWANVKNLYEEGIFEETEGLEDDQVSYIITDEDRLVNVNAAPRELLEEMDALSRTLVRRIMARREREERTGEGVSLFQAVEELRYLRGLDDEDWFGEKGDPGLKDLMTVWGDARINVNTAPRAVLEALPRARKGDLDAIMQYRAGPDGQSNTPDDQGFRDMDDLSQKTGVQGVTREALDKYCKCDSMYFKITGFATRRKGRIRAVCSAVVAISDGMPLILDWQEKTLGS
- a CDS encoding type II secretion system protein M, with the protein product MAVFEKISALWAGLSPRERRLAVATAAALFLFVAWTAVQSSLQRLTALETEISQVQEEIVNSANQIAHKETVDALYGKVASQHSSAWTEAEIRDRLRQEVYRLSRQDPQGLDENGIPLNVPNVSGNLVEIPSLGEGVMAEGGEGYRQYMLNLRIPSVDINALVAFLERLQLSPQSLRIDKLEINRNPDSSLVTASIDITRTIVDLARTAADADATAQDGAPAEGRILLAASEWTGDGCAVNALDAETGTAVEVVAEREGAFAEMIRRVPAGAVYEMSIDLSARGGGARLAVGLPGVPEVFPDPQALKGDGGIVRYQVRFTAPEGAGETALACPRLLLDAADAVVTVHSLVLRKVPE
- a CDS encoding prepilin-type N-terminal cleavage/methylation domain-containing protein → MRNNGGFTLIELILVTVIIGILAGMVVVNYGGRVRDTQIRAAKGDIASYGNAIDLYALDNNDSYPKSLSDLVGGKRNYVREIRKDPWGNDYVYKPPTDILKADYSISSAGPDGAPGNDDDVTSTSPLP
- a CDS encoding prepilin-type N-terminal cleavage/methylation domain-containing protein yields the protein MNARRTQKRGRAGFTLAEVLVATMLLAIVMTAVYTLFSSVITSWRVAESGFDVHQEARNFLSLFTRECGNITARAAHLFEGKDDTVTFFVVSEPMNLEEGEGRRLMRVEYTYNRTKGVVEREEAFIEAPLPNVPPEDRPVDRGRVKTGKKFEADVAENVTRFGLRYIWIPAPPERDPKLPPEPQEPIIVERQEEKWGLPQAIEVTIETADPQMKDSEPYTLRARIPIRTANQRRSREDLTKMLGTAE
- a CDS encoding type II secretion system protein; the protein is MTPRARRGYIFVETLVAMAILSISILVIQDAVRQAILTRAQARDYTTARFLLERIQARRMLVYEQPEGQGSGVFEAPFERFSYEWKVQRIEVPKPELPPDMTPEEIKRFEDTFKGFLGQLTVRVQWNRAGTEFDATAETLLRPELVWVPPPPDEVPLQ